A window of [Clostridium] innocuum genomic DNA:
TTGTATGGCTACGAAAAAGAAGCAGATCAATGTGTGCATCCTTTTGTTGTGAAAATGTTGGAGGTAATATGAAAAATGCTGTTCGTATACATGAACGGGACAATGTTGCTGTCGTAATCGAACCGATCAGTAAAGGTGAGCTGTGTATCTATACCGATATGCAGGGGAAGGAACAGGAATTTGCTGTAAGAGAATGTATTCCTGTTTATCATAAGCTTGCACTTTGCAGAATACAGAAGGGAGAACCGGTTGTAAAGTACGGGGAATGGATCGGGATAGCGGCGTGTGATATTGAACAGGGAATGCATGTTCATGTACATAATGTATGGAATACCAAAAGATAAAAGGGAGTCAGCTATGATGATATATAAAACAAAGAAGGAGGTGCTGATATGAGGTTTCGGGGATATCGCAGAAATGACGGTCGGATCGGTATTCGGAATCATGTGCTTATTCTTCCTGCCAGTATATGTGCAAGTGACGTGGCACATCAGGTCATGATGCAGGTACAGGGAACCGTGAGCTTTCACAATCAGTTGGGCTGTTCACAAACACCGATCGATCAGGAATGTACGCTGCGGACAATGGCAGGGATGGCTGCCAATCCCAACGTATATGGAACCATCATCATATCGCTTGGCTGTGAAAACTGTCAGATGAAGCTTGTCACAAAGGAAATACAGAGCCGCTGCGATAAGCCGTTAAAAGCCTTCATCATTCAGGAATGCGGCGGTACTCTGCACACCGTGGAACAGGCGGTTCGCTGTGCAAGAGAAATGGTTGCGCAGGCAAGCTGTATGCAGCGCGAGGAGGCAGACGTTTCAGAGCTTATGGTTGCGATGGAATGCGGCGGCTCGGATCCTACAAGCGGGCTGGCCGCAAATCCGCTGGTGGGAGAAGTGGCGGACAGCATCATCGCATCAGGAGGAACGGCGGTTTTGTCGGAAACAACGGAATTTATCGGTGCGGAAAAGCTGTTGGCAAAGCGCGCTGTCAATGCACAGGTATCTGCACAAATACTGGAGATTGTACGTCATTATGAGGATGCTATGAAATGTGTTAACGATGATGTGCGAAAGCGAAATCCATCACCCGGCAATAAGGCGGGAGGAATCACGACACTGGAGGAAAAATCACTGGGCTGCATATACAAGTCAGGACATGCACCGATTCAGGCAGTCTACGATTATGCACAGGACATTCATCATAAGGGGCTGGTCATTATGGATACACCGGGTAATGATCCCATCAGTATGAGCGGTATGGCTGCGGGAGGGTGTCAGCTCGTTTTGTTTACCACAGGCAGGGGTACGCCTACCGGAAATCCCATTGTGCCGGTAATCAAGCTGTCCGCAAACCGGGATACTGCAGTCGTGATGAGGGACAATCTTGACTTTGATGCAAGCGGATACCTGTATGGCAGTACAACCATGCGGCAGCTGCGCGATGCATTGCTGGAGGAAATATGTGCAGTCGCAGGCGGTAAGCTGACACGCAGTGAAATACTGGGCTACTGTGAAACCGCGATTGCCCGCGTCGGCAGATATGTAAAAAACGAGGGGGAAATGAAGGGCTGTGTGGAGTCGTACTATTACTGATGCAGCTGTTCACAAAGGGGAGAAACTATATGCTTTCCGTCAGGTTCTGTACCGGTTCTCCGGATTCATGAAAATTTTTTCAAAACCATATTGACTTCAAAAGTGAATGTCTTTATAATGTATTAAAATATCAATTTTTAATCGGGAAAGTTTATAAAAAATTGAATATGGAAAAGGAGATGTGAAAATGGCATATTATTTTAATGAACCTTCACGTACATTCAGTGAGTATCTTATTGTTCCGGGGTATTCCTCAGCAGAATGTACCCCAGCAAACGTTTCTTTAAAAACACCACTGGTAAAATTTCGAAAAGGAAAGGAAGAACCGGAGCTTTCCTTGAATATACCGATGGTTTCCGCAATCATGCAGTCTGTTTCAGGCGAAAAGATGGCATGTGCACTGGCTAGAGAGGGAGGCATTTCCTTCATCTACGGTTCTCAGACAATTGAGAATGAGGCTGCCATGGTTCGCCGTGTAAAGGCGACAAAGGCAGGCTTTGTATACAGTGATTCCAATATTCGTCCGGATGCCACACTGCAGGATGTACTGGATCTGAAGGAAGAAACAGGACATGCAACCATGGCGGTTACAGAAGACGGCACGCCGGAGGGAAAGCTGCTCGGTATTATTACAAGCAGAGATTACCGTACCTCCCGTATGGATCCATCCACCAAAGTAGCGGATTTCATGACGCCGTTTGAAAAGCTGATTTACGGCAACGAGGGATGCACGCTGAGTGAAGCAAACGATATGATCTGGGAGCACAAGCTGAACCAGTTGCCGATCATCGATGAAAACCAGCATTTAAAAGCGTTCGTATTCCGCAAGGATTATGATTCCCACAAGGAGCATCCAAATGAATTGCTGGATGATCAGAAGCGGTATATCGTTGGTGCCGGTATCAATACCCGTGATTATGAAGAACGTATTCCTGCTTTGATCGAAGCCGGTGCGGATGTTTTATGCATTGATTCCAGCGAAGGATTCAGCGAATGGCAGGCACGCACATTGAAATGGGTTCGTGAGAAATACGGTGACAGTGTAAAGGTCGGTGCCGGTAATGTCGTGGATGCGGAGGGCTTCCGTTTCCTGGCCGAGGCAGGCGCAGACTTTGTGAAAATCGGAATCGGTGGCGGTTCTATCTGTATCACCCGTGAACAGAAGGGAATCGGGCGCGGACAGGCAACGGCTACGATTGATGTTGCGAAAGCGCGTGATGAATATTATAAGGAAACGGGAATCTATGTTCCAATCTGCAGTGATGGCGGTATCGTTCATGACTATCACATCACGCTGGCACTTGCCATGGGCGCAGACTTCGTCATGCTGGGAAGATATTTCTCCAGATTTGAAGAATCTCCAACGAAGAAGGTTACAATCAACGGTACCTACATGAAGGAGTACTGGGGAGAAGGAAGCGCGCGTGCCAGAAACTGGCAGCGGTATGACATGGGAGGCAGCAAAAAGCTGTCCTTCGTGGAAGGTGTTGACTCCTATGTTCCATATGCGGGTGCCTTAAAGGACAATGTCGATCTGACACTGAGCAAGGTGAAGCATACCATGTGCAACTGCGGAACGCTGACCATTGAGGAACTGCAGAAAAATGCCAAAATCACACTCGTGTCTTCTACAAGTATCGTAGAAGGCGGGGCACATGATGTTGTTGTGAAGGACAACACACTGGACGCCAAAGTAAAATAAATTTTCCAATACATATAAGGAAGCGGAATGGATAGACTCTGTTCCGCTTTTCCTGTTCATCAGTAGCTGTATTATCGAAAACGGGTTAATTTGTGAATAAGACAGATAATAGAAATTAACGTAGCAGCTTTGCAAAACCAAGTTAAATAGCGCCTTGTAGAGAGTGCAGGGCATATGATGGAGCTATTCTTATGCTGTACCATATGTGACGTAACAAATGGATAAACGCAATATAAACGTGTTGTGATTGAATAACGCAATAACATGAATTTACCTTTTATATAATAAATAACAGGCAGAGGTCTTCCATCTCTGCGATGATAGTAAGAAAACCGTAATTCCCGGATATATCAGAATAACGGTTTTCTTGTTCATGACTGTTTAGCAGACATCCTGTTTTATGATTTTCGCCGGAACACCGACAGCCGTCGCATGCACTGGGATATCCGTGATGACAACAGCACCTGCACCAATGACTGCATCCTCGCCAATAGTGATACAGGGAGCTAGTGTGCTTCCGATACCAAGGAACGCTCTACTTTCCACTCTGCAGTGGCCTGCCATGGCGCAATTTGGTGATATATTGACAAAATCCTTTATGACACAGTCATGCTCGACGATAGCTCCTGTATTGATAATGCATCCTGTCGAGATGCATGCAAAGGTATGAATGACTGCATTTGCCAATATGGTACTGCCGTGCTTCACTTGAGCAGTCGGACTGATGATTGCCGAGGGATGAATGATGGTTGCCAGGGGAATACCATATTCCTTTAATATCTGCAAACGGATCTGACGAAGTCGATTGTCCCCTGTAGCCACAATCACCTCATCATAGGCATGGAACATCTCCGCGTGTATGACGTTTTCTTCCATCAGTACACGATGCTGAGCAAACCGACGTATGGGCTGCGTGGCGATGCCCATTACATCAATTTGTCCATACATCTGCATTGCCTGTGCACAATCCAGTGTGACCACCGCCTGATCACTCGCTCCCCAGATTAGTAATCGTTTCATAGCATTACCGCAAGCAGATGGCATCTGTAAAATTCAGTGGAATGCCTTCCAGAATCTCTTCAGCCATATGAATGCGGTGCGCTTCCAGCAGCGTAATCGGAGAGTGTGCATCAAAGCCATACACCACCCTGCAGCCGTAAGAGGAAACAATGTCCCAGAATTCACGGAACGGATACGGATAGCGTTCCGCCT
This region includes:
- a CDS encoding UxaA family hydrolase, translated to MKNAVRIHERDNVAVVIEPISKGELCIYTDMQGKEQEFAVRECIPVYHKLALCRIQKGEPVVKYGEWIGIAACDIEQGMHVHVHNVWNTKR
- a CDS encoding UxaA family hydrolase, encoding MRFRGYRRNDGRIGIRNHVLILPASICASDVAHQVMMQVQGTVSFHNQLGCSQTPIDQECTLRTMAGMAANPNVYGTIIISLGCENCQMKLVTKEIQSRCDKPLKAFIIQECGGTLHTVEQAVRCAREMVAQASCMQREEADVSELMVAMECGGSDPTSGLAANPLVGEVADSIIASGGTAVLSETTEFIGAEKLLAKRAVNAQVSAQILEIVRHYEDAMKCVNDDVRKRNPSPGNKAGGITTLEEKSLGCIYKSGHAPIQAVYDYAQDIHHKGLVIMDTPGNDPISMSGMAAGGCQLVLFTTGRGTPTGNPIVPVIKLSANRDTAVVMRDNLDFDASGYLYGSTTMRQLRDALLEEICAVAGGKLTRSEILGYCETAIARVGRYVKNEGEMKGCVESYYY
- a CDS encoding IMP dehydrogenase; this translates as MAYYFNEPSRTFSEYLIVPGYSSAECTPANVSLKTPLVKFRKGKEEPELSLNIPMVSAIMQSVSGEKMACALAREGGISFIYGSQTIENEAAMVRRVKATKAGFVYSDSNIRPDATLQDVLDLKEETGHATMAVTEDGTPEGKLLGIITSRDYRTSRMDPSTKVADFMTPFEKLIYGNEGCTLSEANDMIWEHKLNQLPIIDENQHLKAFVFRKDYDSHKEHPNELLDDQKRYIVGAGINTRDYEERIPALIEAGADVLCIDSSEGFSEWQARTLKWVREKYGDSVKVGAGNVVDAEGFRFLAEAGADFVKIGIGGGSICITREQKGIGRGQATATIDVAKARDEYYKETGIYVPICSDGGIVHDYHITLALAMGADFVMLGRYFSRFEESPTKKVTINGTYMKEYWGEGSARARNWQRYDMGGSKKLSFVEGVDSYVPYAGALKDNVDLTLSKVKHTMCNCGTLTIEELQKNAKITLVSSTSIVEGGAHDVVVKDNTLDAKVK
- a CDS encoding acetyltransferase, with product MKRLLIWGASDQAVVTLDCAQAMQMYGQIDVMGIATQPIRRFAQHRVLMEENVIHAEMFHAYDEVIVATGDNRLRQIRLQILKEYGIPLATIIHPSAIISPTAQVKHGSTILANAVIHTFACISTGCIINTGAIVEHDCVIKDFVNISPNCAMAGHCRVESRAFLGIGSTLAPCITIGEDAVIGAGAVVITDIPVHATAVGVPAKIIKQDVC